A portion of the Punica granatum isolate Tunisia-2019 chromosome 7, ASM765513v2, whole genome shotgun sequence genome contains these proteins:
- the LOC116215739 gene encoding probable calcium-binding protein CML21: MGGVLGKGESPKKVWIPETKLDAKMVEALQKRSSKGSRIKSFNSIILKFPKIDESFRKCKAIFEQFDEDSNGRIDHEELKCCFEKLEVSFSEEEINDLFTACDINEDKGMDFNEFIVLLCLVNLLKREPHTSDSKSLMGMPGLENTFETLVDAFVFLDKNKDGHVSKNEMVAAINETNSGERSSGRIAMKRFEEMDWDKNGSVNFKEFLFAFTRWVGIDETEDDEES, from the exons ATGGGAGGTGTACTGGGAAAGGGCGAGTCCCCGAAAAAGGTGTGGATCCCAGAAACAAAGCTCGATGCTAAAATGGTCGAAGCCCTACAGAAGCGGTCGTCCAAAGGGAGCAGGATTAAATCGTTCAACAGTATTATCCTGAAGTTCCCGAAGATCGATGAGAGCTTCAGGAAATGCAAAGCCATATTCGAGCAGTTCG ATGAGGATTCCAATGGTAGAATAGACCATGAGGAGCTGAAATGCTGCTTCGAAAAGCTAGAAGTCTCTTTCAGCGAGGAGGAAATCAACGATCTCTTCACGGCATGTGACATTAACGAGGACAAGGGCATGGATTTCAATGAATTCATCGTGCTCCTCTGCCTCGTAAACCTCCTGAAGAGAGAACCTCATACTTCTGACTCT AAATCGCTCATGGGGATGCCGGGCCTTGAGAACACATTCGAGACGCTAGTTGATGCTTTCGTGTTTCTGGACAAGAACAAGGACGGGCATGTCAGCAAAAATGAGATGGTGGCGGCTATAAACGAAACCAATTCAGGGGAGCGGTCATCCGGTCGCATAGCCATGAAAAGATTCG AGGAAATGGACTGGGATAAGAATGGATCAGTGAATTTCAAGGAGTTCCTTTTCGCATTCACTCGCTGGGTTGGTATAGACGAGACCGAGGATGACGAAGAGTCGTAA
- the LOC116215738 gene encoding KH domain-containing protein At5g56140, with translation MQFAVEFDAPIGGDIKPSSGSRFMAYSLSPSTSPHVSGLRSSSSALAEQEKYLNELLAEHQKFSLFRPVLPHCARFLNQEILRVTTLLGNASVLGQSGLDHANPLASGGIFSNGGADLNGWAPRFPSEMPSLIPPSSAQNWPSPQGSSSGIIVKKKIRLDIPVDKYPNFNFVGRLLGPRGNSLKRVEASTDCRILIRGCGSIKDPTKEEIMRGKPGYEHLNEPLHILLEAELPVEIIDARLIQARDVLLDLLTPVDESQDFYKKQQLRELAMLNGTLREEGSPMSGSVSPYQNSLGMKRAKTRG, from the exons ATGCAGTTTGCCGTGGAGTTCGACGCCCCGATCGGCGGCGACATCAAGCCTTCCTCAGGCAGCAGGTTCATGGCCTACTCCCTGTCTCCATCCACCTCGCCTCACGTCTCCGGCCTCCGCTCCTCGTCATCAGCTCTCGCCGAGCAGGAGAA GTATCTAAATGAATTGCTTGCGGAGCATCAAAAGTTCAGCTTGTTTAGGCCTGTGCTGCCACACTGCGCTCGTTTCTTAAACCAAG AAATTTTGCGTGTAACTACACTGTTGGGGAATGCGTCAGTTTTAGGTCAAAGTGGACTTGACCATGCTAACCCCTTGGCTTCTGGAGGAATATTTTCAAATGGAGGAGCTGATCTGAATGGATGGGCACCAAGGTTTCCGTCAGAA ATGCCGAGTTTGATACCGCCATCATCAGCACAGAATTGGCCTAGTCCTCAGGGAAGCTCATCCGGAATTAttgtgaagaaaaaaataagattAGATATTCCTGTGGACAAATATCCTAAT TTCAACTTTGTTGGCCGCCTGCTTGGTCCCAGGGGAAACTCTCTTAAGCGAGTGGAAGCAAGTACTGATTGTCGTATTTTGATTAGGGGATGTGGTAGCATTAAAGATCCTACTAAG GAAGAAATTATGCGAGGCAAACCAGGATATGAGCATCTGAATGAGCCACTGCATATCTTGTTGGAGGCTGAATTACCAGTTGAGATCATCGATGCCCGTTTGATTCAAGCACGCGATGTACTCCTGGACCTGCTGACACCAGTG GACGAGTCCCAAGATTTTTACAAGAAACAGCAGCTCCGGGAACTTGCAATGCTTAACGGCACACTTCGTGAGGAAGGCTCTCCTATGTCTGGTTCTGTTTCTCCGTATCAGAACAGCCTTGGTATGAAAAGGGCCAAAACCCGTGGTTAA